Part of the Ardenticatenales bacterium genome is shown below.
GCCACCCACCTGGACGAACAGGATTACCACGAAAATCCCGGCTACGGTCACGGCTCCATCCATGACCTGCTCTTCCACCTATTACGCACCACTGTTGGTTGGCGGGGGGCGCTGGAAACGGGTAAGCAACTGGCTCCGTTGAACGCCGAAGATTACCCTTCCCTGGCCACGTTGCAAGCAGGAATGGCGCAAGAGCACGCCGCCTGGGATAATCTGCTGGCGCAGTGGGATGCCGCCGACCTGCAAGGCAAAATGGATTTGACGAACTGGCGGGGCGAGGTGGTAACTTTCACGCGCTGGCGCATTTTGCAGCACCTCATCCTGCATGGGATGCAGCACCACAGCGAACTGGCGCAACTGCTGACGAACAAAGGGCAATCGCCGGGCAACCTGGACTTCATTTTCTTTGTCTAGGACCGGCGCTGAGATAAGCTGCAAACGGCTACCTTTCCTCCTCTGGAGATTGGACCCATAGAGAAAATTGGTCCAATCTGGCTCAGCCGTTACCAGGAATGAATCACACGATGCACCTAAATATGCCGGCACGACAAACCCTGACAACACTCCGTCACCTCATCCTGGACATGGATGGCGTCCTGTGGCATGGCAACACGCCGATGGCCGGATTGGCTTCGTTCTTCACCGACATGCAGGCGTGCGGCATCGGCATCATGCTGGCGACCAACAACGCCACCAAAACCGTGGCCGATTACGTCGCCCGGCTGGCCGGTTACGGCGTCAATGTCGCGCCGTCCGCCATCCTCACCTCCGCCGTCGCCACTGCCGGCCACCTGCAAACGCGCTATCCCCCCCAGACGCCCATCTACGTGGTGGGCGAACGGGGGCTGCGCCAGATATTGCGGGATCACGGCTTCGTCGTCGTGAATGAGACGGCGGCGACCTCGCTGGAGGAGGAGTTGGCGGAGCAACCGGCGGCGGTCGTTGCCGGGCTGGACCGCGCGGTGACGTATCAACGGCTGGCGGCGGCGGCGCTGCACATCCGGCGCGGGGCGGCGTTTTTTGGCACAAACCCGGATGTGTCGCTGCCGACGGAGATAGGGGAAATGCCGGGCGCGGGGGCGATCCTGGCGGCGCTGCAAGCGACGACGGGGGTGACGCCCACTATCATTGGCAAACCGGGACCGATTATGTTCCAGGAGGCGCTGCGCCGCCTGGGGGGCGCGGCGGAGACGACGGCGATGGTGGGGGATCGGCTGGAGACGGATATTGTGGGGGGGAAGAATGCCGGCATTCACACCATCCTCGTCCTCAGCGGCATCACCAAACCTACAGACCTGCCCGCCAGCCCTATCCAACCCGACTTCATCTTTGACGACATCAACGCACTGCGCCAGGCCATCCTGCGCGCCAAGAGCGCACAATCGCACCATGATCAGTAAACAAAACCTTACCGGCGACAACGCCGCCGCCCCTCTCGTCAACCTCTATGACCTCACCCAGGAACAGCTTATCGCTTTCCTCGCGGAACAGGGACAACCCGCCTTCCGCGCGCGCCAGGTATGGGAATGGCTCTACCGGAAGTTTGTAGACGACTTCGCCTCCATGACCAACCTCTCCCGCGACCTGCGCCAGACGCTGGCCGCGCGCGCCACCCTGCAGCCCTTCCGCGTGGCCGCCGTGGAACGTTCCAACGACCATCAGACGCGCAAATACCTGTTCCAACTCCCCGACGGCAAATTCATCGAAACCGTCCTCATGACCTACGAGCGGCGGCGCACCGTTTGCATCAGCACGCAGGCCGGCTGCGCCATGGGCTGCGTCTTCTGCGCCACGGGGCAGATGGGCTTCCTGCGCCACCTGAGCAGCGGCGAAATCGTGGCCCAGGTACTCTGGATGGCGCGCGAACTGGCAAACAAAGGGGACCACCTCACCAACGTTGTCTTCATGGGCATGGGCGAACCGCTGCACAACTACGCGAATACGATGGCCGCCCTGGACCGGCTCACGGACCCCGACGGCCTGAACCTGGGCGCGCGCCGCCTGACCATCTCCACCGTCGGCCTCGTGCCGGCCATGCGCCGCTACGCGGACGAACAGCGACAAACGCCGCTGGCCGTCTCCCTGCACGCGGCCACGGATGCGGAGCGGGATAAGCTGATTCCCATTAACAAGAAGTGGCCCATTTCCGTGCTGATGGAGGCCTGCCGCTATTATGTGGAGAAAACGGGGCGGCGCATGACGTTTGAGTGGGCGTTGATTGAGGGGGAAAACGATACCGTGGAGCAGGCGCAGCAGTTGGGCAAACTGGTGCAAGGGACGCTTTGCCACGTCAACCTGATCCCGCTCAACCCCACCCGCGATTACGCCGGGCAACCTTCCACGCACGAGCGCGTGGAGGCGTTTCAGCATGTGCTGACGCGCTATGGCGTCACCAGCACCGTGCGCGTGCGGCGGGGCATTGACATCCAGGCCGGCTGCGGCCAACTCCGCGACCGCGTGGTATCGGGGAACAAGGACCACAATAAGGATGGATAGATTGGTCCAATCTTGAAGATTGGACCAACCTCAGCAAGCTCATTTCATCATGGCCCGGTGTTGACAACGGCGACGTCGGTGCAGACGGGGCCGTTGGGGGTTGTAAGGCGGGTGTAGATGGGGACGTTGCCGACCTGGGGGAAGTTGAAGCTGATGGTGTTTTGGTAGACGATGCCGGCAGGAAGCGACGCCGACCACAAGGAAATCCAGTTACCCTGCACGCGGGCGTAGTTCTGCCAGGTGACGGCGGTGGGGCCGGTGTAAATGTCGTACGTGAGGGCAAGTTGCGCGCCGTTGTAGCTGGCCGTGAGGTCAAGCTGGCAGGGGCCGGGGGCGCTGCACTGCGTGGCCTGGCCGACAGCGCGCGGGGTGAGGACGGCGCTACTGGGACCGACGGAAGCCGCTGTGTTTTGCACCAATGCGCTGCTGTTCACGCCGCCAACGGTGGTGTTCACGGTCATGGCGTTGGTCGTGGTGATGAGGGCGCAATCGCTCATCAGGCCCTGGGCGTCCAGTTTCAGCAGCCAGGCATCCCCCATACCCGCGCCAAAGGAGGTGGAACTGCCGGCAATTCCCACCCCATCACTCAACTCCCGCACCGAAAAAGCAATTTCGTCCCCCGCGCCGCCATAGCCGCGCTGCCAGACCACGTCCCCCGCTTGCGTCAGCTTCAGCAGCCAGAAATCCTTGCCCCCGCCGCCAAACGAAGCCGTCTCCCCGGCGACCAGATAGCCGCCATCGCCGGTGCGCGCCAACGCGCGGGCCACATCCGCGCCGGCCCCACCGTACCGCTTCTGCCAATTCACGCTCCCATTTGCCGCCAGCTTCATCACCCAAAAATCGGCATTGCCGCTGAAAGAAGACGTCTCGCCCGCCAGCGTCACGCCGCCGTCGTCCGTGGCCTTCACCGCCCACCCCAGGTCATCCCCCGCGCCGCCAAACGTCTTCTGCCATTGGACCACGCCATTGGCATCCAGCTTCACGGCCCACACGTCCCAGTTGCCGGCGCCAAAGGAACTGGTGTAGCCGACGAAGACGAAGCCGCCATCCGTTGTCTGCGCCACGCCGCGGGCAATGTCCCAACCACTCTGACCGTAGACGGTCTGCCAGAGAACGTTGCCGCCACTGTCCAGGCGGACGACCCAGGCATCCCGATTACCCGCGCCAAACGAGGTCGTCTCGCCGACGATGATGAAGCCGAGGTCGGCGGTTTCCTGAATGGCGAAGGCGTGGTTGTGCTGCGTGCCGCCGTAGGTCGTTTGCCACATGAGTGAGCCATCTGCGTGCAGGCGGATCACCCAGTAATCGTGGATGCCCACGCCGAAGCTGCCGCTGGTTCCCACAACGGCCAGACCGCCATCGCCCGTTTGTTGCAAGGCGTTGGCGTATTCGTCAATGACGCCGCCAAA
Proteins encoded:
- a CDS encoding DinB family protein, with the translated sequence MPDPTQFQTLFAYHWHTTDRLITCATHLDEQDYHENPGYGHGSIHDLLFHLLRTTVGWRGALETGKQLAPLNAEDYPSLATLQAGMAQEHAAWDNLLAQWDAADLQGKMDLTNWRGEVVTFTRWRILQHLILHGMQHHSELAQLLTNKGQSPGNLDFIFFV
- a CDS encoding HAD-IIA family hydrolase, which translates into the protein MHLNMPARQTLTTLRHLILDMDGVLWHGNTPMAGLASFFTDMQACGIGIMLATNNATKTVADYVARLAGYGVNVAPSAILTSAVATAGHLQTRYPPQTPIYVVGERGLRQILRDHGFVVVNETAATSLEEELAEQPAAVVAGLDRAVTYQRLAAAALHIRRGAAFFGTNPDVSLPTEIGEMPGAGAILAALQATTGVTPTIIGKPGPIMFQEALRRLGGAAETTAMVGDRLETDIVGGKNAGIHTILVLSGITKPTDLPASPIQPDFIFDDINALRQAILRAKSAQSHHDQ
- the rlmN gene encoding 23S rRNA (adenine(2503)-C(2))-methyltransferase RlmN, which codes for MISKQNLTGDNAAAPLVNLYDLTQEQLIAFLAEQGQPAFRARQVWEWLYRKFVDDFASMTNLSRDLRQTLAARATLQPFRVAAVERSNDHQTRKYLFQLPDGKFIETVLMTYERRRTVCISTQAGCAMGCVFCATGQMGFLRHLSSGEIVAQVLWMARELANKGDHLTNVVFMGMGEPLHNYANTMAALDRLTDPDGLNLGARRLTISTVGLVPAMRRYADEQRQTPLAVSLHAATDAERDKLIPINKKWPISVLMEACRYYVEKTGRRMTFEWALIEGENDTVEQAQQLGKLVQGTLCHVNLIPLNPTRDYAGQPSTHERVEAFQHVLTRYGVTSTVRVRRGIDIQAGCGQLRDRVVSGNKDHNKDG